Part of the Actinomycetota bacterium genome is shown below.
TCCGCGATCGGCAGGGTGAACCGGAAGGTGGTGCCCCCGCCGAGGGTGCTGTCGTAGGTGATCTCGCCGCCGTGTGCCTCGACCAGCCGGCGCGTCAACGCCAGCCCGAGGCCGGTCGATGCCTGCCCGGTCCGCGGGGCGGTGCGCTGGACGCGGAAGAAGGGCTCGAACAGCTGGTCGCCCACACCGTCGGGG
Proteins encoded:
- a CDS encoding ATP-binding protein, with product PDGVGDQLFEPFFRVQRTAPRTGQASTGLGLALTRRLVEAHGGEITYDSTLGGGTTFRFTLPIAETPSPRRRRPASART